ACCACCTTATTATATTACCGAACAAATAACCGAACCTTTCCCGCTTCCTCTCTATCACCCGGCGTACTTCCAGTTCTTTCCTCACAGAACTTTCTAAACGCTTCGACATTCCCAGATGATAGAATAAACTCGGTCGCAAGTTCCTTCGCTGTCATTTCCTCGATTACTCGCCTACGTAAACGCCTCATCTCTGCATCTTGATTAACCACCCGATAAAACAAACCTTGCGCCTCTATAACGTTATTATATCCCTGTAATATTAGATTGTGTATTTCGTCGTATGGATTATCAAACCCCGCCAACATAATAGGGGTAATGTCACACGCCGCACTCATGCACTCTTTTTGGTGTGCTTTCCGGTTCTTCGTGAAACGTTCTAACCGCTCCTGTTGTAATTCGATTACACTCTCCTTAGTACAACCCATATAGCCGCCGTTTGCTTCGCCTAGATGAATTGTGTTTCTATCAAGTTGCATACCTTTCACTGGGCGACCGTCCGCGTCCAAAATTACTACTTCTTCCATGATTTTATATTTTGTTAGATGTGAATAAATCGAGTTTGTAAGATGAGGCTACACACAACGCAAGCCCCGTTATATTCGGTGCGGCTGTCTCCGCTTCCGTGGCAAATAGCAGGACCGCGCCCGCTATTAATCCGAGTATATAAATCACTTTCATATTGAGTAACTTAATAGTTCGGCTTGTATACTAATTAACTTCATTACATTGGAAGTAAGCAAACCGGAACGAATTACGCCGTTATCTTCCCGTAGACACCCGAATAGATTCTTTATAATTCCCGCATTTGCTAAATTCGCCTCGCAACTAACAGCTATTCGCCACATGCCCGAATCCTGTTTAATACTGATTTCTAGTCCTTTCATTTGAATATGTATTTAGTTCGTTAATAATCAATCACCGCAATAATTTCCCCACCCGCTAAAAGACGAATAATGCTCGCCGCGACCGTAACCGTATGCCAGACATTCAGCCTCAACCTTTGCGGCACGTTCTTCACGTTCACGCTTTGCGGCTTCTACTTCCATTGCGATACGGGCGGCTAGCTCCTGCGCTTCTTGTTTCTTCGCTTCGTGATAAGCGATTGTTTCGGCTCTACGGTCTGCTATTTCTTTGTTGAACTTCGCAACTTTCCAAGCCTTTTTCAGTGCTTCCGAGAAGGTCGGGTACTTTTCCGGTCTAAACTTTCTCATCGTGTGGGCTGATTTCATTATTTCGCTTAAATTGTACCGTTTCATATTATAAATGTTTTATTATTTGTTTTACGATACAAACATAATATATATTATTTGTTTTCGAGCTACAAAATATAAAGTTTAACTTTTGTTTAACTCAAAAAGTAAATGCTATAATATTTGTTTTGTCGCTTTTTAAATATATCTTTGTACCATTAAAATAAATACTATATATTATGGAATTAAGAATCAAAGAATTATGCAAGGCAAAAGGTCTTTTGCAAAAAGAATTAGCCGAGAAGATCGGAGTAACAGATATAGCTCTCCGCGCTTCATTGAAAGGTAATCCAACTATTGGAACATTAGAAAAGGTAGCTAATGCGCTTGACGTGCATATTACGGAGCTATTCGACCAACCAAAGAACAATACAGCCGGAATCACGTGCCCGCACTGCGGAAAGAATATCAATATCAAAGTAGAATAAGGTGGAACAACTCGAAGTAATACAAAGTAAGATTTACGACATACGCGGCTGTAAAGTGATGTTAGATTTTGATTTGGCTGAAATGTACGGAACGGAAACAAAGTATTTAAAGCGGTCGGTAAAGAATAACCTTAAACGTTTTCCTAGTGACTTCATGTTTGAACTAACTAAAGACGAATGGGATTCTTTAAGGTGCAATTTTAGCACCTTAAACGGTGGGCGCGGTCAGCATCCTAAATATATGCCTTATGCTTTCACGGAACTAGGCGTTTCAATGCTTAGTAGTGTGCTCAACTCTGATTTAGCAATTGAGGTTAATATAAATATTATGCGTGCTTTCGTTGCGGTTCGTCAGTTGTTATTATCTCCTTCGACTAATCCAGTACAGGAACTACAAAACGAAGTCAAGGAATTAAAAG
The Bacteroides luhongzhouii DNA segment above includes these coding regions:
- a CDS encoding ORF6N domain-containing protein; translated protein: MEQLEVIQSKIYDIRGCKVMLDFDLAEMYGTETKYLKRSVKNNLKRFPSDFMFELTKDEWDSLRCNFSTLNGGRGQHPKYMPYAFTELGVSMLSSVLNSDLAIEVNINIMRAFVAVRQLLLSPSTNPVQELQNEVKELKEYIEEVFADYNDINDDTRTQLELINQTLAELQAQKALADKPRNPIGFPIPNKDKKKK
- a CDS encoding helix-turn-helix domain-containing protein, giving the protein MELRIKELCKAKGLLQKELAEKIGVTDIALRASLKGNPTIGTLEKVANALDVHITELFDQPKNNTAGITCPHCGKNINIKVE